The genomic DNA AACGCTCAGCCCAATGTTGAACATATCTCGATGATTACTACGCCAGTCTTGCTACTGAAGGGGAATTCTGTGGTTTCTCAGGGAACAGGTTTCTACTATGCTTTGCAAGACACGGCAAAGAACATGACGGTGATCTTTCTAGTTACAAATTATCATGTTCTCACGGGTTCCGCCCCCATTGAGAGGAAGCCCCCCATCGGGGATAACGTCATCTTTTTCTTCCACAAGGATGAAAAGAATACCGGTAACCTGAAAGAGGTTCGCTATCCACTATTTACAAAGCTCGGCGATCCCACCTGGATTTTTAGTAAGCTTTACCCTGACGCGGACGTAGCGATCATACCGTTAGCCTCTGGTGCTTATCAGGACTGTAAAGTCTTTGGCATCTCTGAACAATGGACAAAGGCCCCGATAAAGTTGCGTCCTTCTTCAAGAGTTACGCTTGTTGGCTACCCCTACGGTTATGAGGACACCGTGAATGCTCTGCCGATCTGGAAGACGGGTAGCATCGCATCCGAACCAAATGTTGATTTCTCAGGTAAACCACTTTTTGTAGTCGATGTTTCTGCCTTTCCTGGGATGTCAGGATCGCCAGTATTCGCGGTTTCTTATGGGACCTACGAGATGGAGCAGGGCGGCACAGGTGTCGGCAGCGTTCAAAAGTTTCTTGGTATCTATGCGAGCATGGAAATGTTACAGGAGAAGAAGTTCCTTGAAGAGCTACAAACTGGGAAGAAGGAAGGGATCGTAATTACGGAGTCACTGCAACTCGGCCACGTATGGAAAGCTCAGCTCATCATAGATATGGTGAAGTCGATTAATGTACCAGAATATGAAGAGAAGATTCTAAAAAACATACAGTAACGGCGGCTAACAATTGGCTAAAAGACGCTCATCATGAAAATATATAGTGTTCGCTTCATGTCGTTGCTCACGTTCTGGATGCTACGCAGCATTAGTACTTCGCAACGGCACAGACATTTAGCCGATGGACCTTAGCCGCAAGCACGAGACGCGCTTTATTCAGATCAAGTTTCGGAGTCAAATGTGAAAATGTTCGTTCCATTGGTCGGATGCCTGTTATTCGCGGGCTGTTGTCTCTTTTCTTCCTCGTCCGAGGGCAGCCACGATGTCCAATTTGTTCAAATATTTCTTCACACAGGTGCGCTTGATGAGTTGGACACATTCCACGGAACGTACCAGAAGGATCTCATCCCTGGAACCGTGAAGACCACAATGTGGCTGACAACCAGAGAACAGGAAATCATCGCTACTGCGTTGGAGCGCTACAAGTTCTTCTCTCTACCTGACACTATTTATAAATTCCCTGCCAACGAAACTATATCTCCCAATCTGGGTACGCAAGTTCTGCGGGTAAAATATAACGGGAAAGATAAGACGGTGGTTTGGGATAGTGGGCTTGAGCTTGCCACGCATAACAAGTACAAGTATTTCATCGAGAGCATAACACAATTGATAGGGGACATCGTTGCTTCCAAACCAGAGTACAAGGCACTTCCTCCTGCGAAAGGCGGTTATCAATGATGCCCATCGTCTCGTGCCAGCGGCTAACAGCGGCAATCACGACGCTCGACTATTATATAGAATCGATCTCGCTTCATGCCGCGCACATAATAGGCTACAAGGAGCGCGGCACGACTTTGTCCCGCAGGACGTTATGCGCAAGCACGCTGATCATAGATGATTGGCCACTGATGAGGAAAATGATGAAACACATACTGTTCGTATTGGTTGCGATTTGCTGTTGCAATCCAAGCTTTGCTCAAGATCACGACCAAGTTTTCGATCATGCCGTGACGGATACTGTGCTGGACAGGATGGATACTGTTAACATCGGTGCGTCCACGATACTCATTTTTGAGACGATAACGCTGGATGACACCAACGCGGCTCCCAGCCAACTCGAGTACTTTCAAGTCATCAATATATTTGATCCTGCAAAAGGCAATATCGTTCAGGAGATACCAGACTCAGGGCATTCACACCATGAGATAGAGTTTATTGATATCAATTCCGACAGGTACGAGGACCTTATGATTCACGAGGATGACTACAACTTGCTGCAGCCGAGCAATGTATGGTTATTCAAACCGCAGGAAAATCGTTTCCAGTATTCAGAGGAACTATCAGGCTTGAGCGAGCTATCAAGTGG from Candidatus Kryptoniota bacterium includes the following:
- a CDS encoding serine protease, whose amino-acid sequence is MKVFILLISILLSVQPMNAQPNVEHISMITTPVLLLKGNSVVSQGTGFYYALQDTAKNMTVIFLVTNYHVLTGSAPIERKPPIGDNVIFFFHKDEKNTGNLKEVRYPLFTKLGDPTWIFSKLYPDADVAIIPLASGAYQDCKVFGISEQWTKAPIKLRPSSRVTLVGYPYGYEDTVNALPIWKTGSIASEPNVDFSGKPLFVVDVSAFPGMSGSPVFAVSYGTYEMEQGGTGVGSVQKFLGIYASMEMLQEKKFLEELQTGKKEGIVITESLQLGHVWKAQLIIDMVKSINVPEYEEKILKNIQ